From Methanospirillum lacunae, one genomic window encodes:
- a CDS encoding transcriptional regulator: MEKLPCEDIVWESLPAIRAAIAAEMVATGLSQKEVATILEMAPSAVSQYLSGKRGYRIEFTDEVKKAIASLSNDLRDGKVTNPASRICAICTLIRGTPSCGACDEGET, encoded by the coding sequence ATGGAGAAACTCCCCTGCGAGGATATTGTCTGGGAATCACTTCCTGCCATACGGGCAGCAATAGCAGCGGAGATGGTTGCAACTGGTCTTTCACAAAAGGAGGTTGCCACCATCCTGGAGATGGCACCGTCTGCGGTATCACAGTACCTATCCGGCAAACGAGGATACCGGATTGAGTTCACTGACGAAGTAAAAAAGGCTATTGCATCCCTTTCAAACGATCTGCGCGATGGGAAGGTAACAAACCCTGCATCACGAATCTGTGCTATCTGCACACTTATCAGGGGTACTCCCTCGTGCGGTGCCTGTGATGAGGGAGAAACGTAA
- a CDS encoding PAS domain S-box protein, whose translation MITHTGDNGERSPRNQLNTATNKLLLPMDNYEYYIASIEEILKENQKGMTVSELALDLHMSRNTVGKYLELMYLSGVVDVRNVGKAKLYFLAPRVPVTRVLSYLSDAVIQTDDRYRIVNINLSALDLLGSDEDDLIGRNLLDLLGIQGLTSEMRARITNPDRDVAFTDEIRVHTDVRPRHLWMTVADMVMYDGVLGHTFILEDITDWKEAEQKRRISDFLFSTLAEETWEQVCIFSPDYTILYANPRFAASDGRGDELVGSNILEPFDKQASQIIRDSVETVIETSASHRQVFPVMIDQQDPRWLDQRLYPVPDQSGKVEQILGITRDITGLQEGGSASALLSVLLSSMAEGVLTVTLQGTILSWNQGAETITGYPAEELLGGSALTIIPPELNGELNVIADAVRGKTVRDIRYTIRAKGGRKKKVILSSATVPDHTGEISMVVLIWREP comes from the coding sequence ATGATAACACATACTGGTGACAATGGAGAACGTTCACCACGCAATCAATTAAATACTGCCACCAATAAACTCCTTCTACCAATGGATAATTATGAATATTATATTGCGAGCATAGAGGAGATCCTCAAAGAGAACCAGAAAGGGATGACGGTCTCTGAGCTCGCCCTTGATCTTCATATGTCCAGAAATACCGTCGGAAAATACCTGGAACTCATGTATCTCTCCGGTGTGGTCGATGTAAGAAATGTCGGAAAAGCGAAATTATACTTCCTTGCTCCCAGAGTTCCGGTCACCCGCGTGCTCAGTTACCTTTCAGACGCGGTGATCCAGACTGATGATCGATACCGGATTGTAAATATAAATTTATCTGCACTCGATCTGCTTGGTTCAGATGAGGATGATCTAATTGGGAGAAACCTTCTGGATCTTCTGGGAATCCAGGGATTGACTTCAGAGATGAGAGCCCGAATCACAAATCCGGATCGTGATGTTGCATTCACCGATGAGATTCGTGTTCACACAGATGTCAGGCCCAGGCACCTGTGGATGACAGTCGCTGATATGGTGATGTATGACGGGGTCCTTGGGCATACGTTCATCCTTGAGGATATCACAGACTGGAAAGAAGCTGAACAAAAACGTCGGATTAGCGATTTTCTCTTCTCAACACTTGCTGAAGAGACTTGGGAACAGGTCTGTATTTTTTCTCCTGATTATACAATTCTGTATGCTAATCCCAGGTTTGCAGCTTCTGATGGAAGAGGAGATGAACTAGTCGGATCAAATATTCTTGAACCTTTTGATAAACAGGCATCACAGATCATTCGTGACTCAGTGGAGACAGTAATTGAGACATCTGCTTCGCATCGACAGGTCTTCCCGGTCATGATTGATCAGCAGGATCCCAGATGGCTTGATCAACGTCTCTATCCGGTGCCCGATCAGTCAGGGAAAGTAGAACAGATCCTTGGTATTACCCGCGATATCACCGGCCTTCAGGAGGGTGGATCAGCTTCTGCCCTTCTGTCTGTTCTTCTCTCATCTATGGCTGAAGGAGTCCTGACCGTTACTCTTCAGGGAACTATCCTTTCGTGGAACCAGGGTGCAGAGACCATCACAGGTTATCCTGCCGAAGAACTGCTCGGAGGATCCGCCCTTACTATCATCCCACCAGAACTAAATGGTGAACTGAACGTGATAGCCGATGCTGTCCGGGGAAAAACGGTCCGTGATATCAGATATACAATCAGGGCCAAAGGAGGGAGAAAGAAGAAAGTGATCCTCTCATCTGCCACAGTCCCGGATCATACCGGGGAGATCAGTATGGTTGTCCTTATCTGGCGAGAACCCTGA
- a CDS encoding thioredoxin domain-containing protein, producing MPNRLVYEQSPYLLQHSHNPVDWYPWGEEAQTLARERDRPIFLSIGYAACHWCHVMEKECFMDPETAGLLNKHFISIKMDREEHPEIDRIYMGVCQAMTGSGGWPLSIFLTPDLKPFYAATFVPRRSRGEIPGMLDLIPHIVRVWEERRDEVYEAGDRIFEVISQAYGKHNPESHPGVLSDQDLHSAFHNLSFTYDPKFGGFGRVPKFPSVPQLIFLMQYGMIFSNDQAIHMATGTLTAMALGGIRDQVGFGFHRYAVDRAWKIPHFEKMLSDQAMNASVFTSAWQITSDPLMRKAAGESLQYICQTLRHPDGGFASAEDADSEGGEGAFYLWKSSDLKKVLTSDEMTIAEKIWGITKDGNLPSESGIPPGNNIISWVWGKNVDGTYTIPMPVDSPVVEKIRQKLYEHRELRPRPLLDDKVLTDWNGLAIAALAYAGRVLGDAWMIRAAEEASDFLLTTIMTKERELWHQWKAGNVTIKGTAQDYICFSSGLISLFQASGKPAYLNSAVTIIQTAIDLFWDENRGGFYATRSDDPLVPVRIRDDYDGPVQSVNGLACQVLSDLALITGNEDYKKRADTLLTGMYDTITRAPQGTLSLLGMTCRQKMEIRAVITGYVDDERRIALWKVLHQKYIPGLVVVPYIPTYLSEMQRIVTESETVACDEVPAVWICAGQTCRPPIYNPKILLDLLDHITRS from the coding sequence ATGCCAAACCGACTGGTCTATGAACAAAGTCCGTATCTATTACAGCATTCTCACAATCCGGTCGACTGGTATCCCTGGGGAGAAGAGGCCCAGACACTTGCACGGGAGCGGGATAGACCTATCTTCCTCTCAATTGGGTATGCAGCATGCCACTGGTGTCATGTGATGGAAAAGGAGTGTTTCATGGACCCGGAAACGGCTGGACTTCTTAATAAACACTTTATCTCTATAAAAATGGATCGGGAAGAACACCCCGAGATTGATCGGATCTATATGGGTGTCTGTCAGGCAATGACAGGATCAGGAGGATGGCCATTGAGTATATTCCTAACTCCTGATCTGAAACCATTCTATGCAGCCACCTTTGTCCCTCGCAGATCACGGGGAGAAATTCCTGGTATGCTGGATCTTATCCCTCATATTGTCCGTGTATGGGAAGAAAGGCGTGATGAAGTCTATGAGGCCGGAGATCGTATTTTCGAGGTAATATCCCAAGCGTATGGAAAGCATAACCCAGAATCCCATCCGGGAGTGCTCTCTGATCAGGATCTTCATTCAGCATTCCATAATCTTTCGTTTACCTATGATCCTAAGTTTGGGGGATTTGGTAGAGTGCCAAAGTTTCCCTCTGTTCCCCAGTTGATTTTTCTCATGCAGTACGGGATGATCTTCAGTAACGACCAGGCAATCCACATGGCAACTGGTACTCTTACAGCTATGGCCCTTGGAGGGATCAGGGATCAGGTGGGATTTGGGTTTCACCGGTATGCTGTAGATCGTGCCTGGAAAATTCCCCACTTTGAAAAGATGCTCTCTGATCAGGCGATGAATGCATCTGTATTTACTTCTGCCTGGCAGATCACCTCCGATCCACTCATGCGTAAGGCTGCAGGAGAGTCTCTTCAGTACATCTGTCAGACTCTACGACATCCTGATGGAGGATTTGCATCAGCAGAGGATGCTGACAGTGAGGGTGGAGAAGGGGCATTTTACCTCTGGAAATCCTCAGATCTTAAAAAGGTTCTGACCTCTGATGAAATGACGATTGCGGAGAAGATTTGGGGGATCACTAAAGACGGCAATCTTCCATCAGAGTCGGGTATTCCCCCCGGAAATAACATCATCTCATGGGTCTGGGGGAAAAATGTGGATGGGACTTATACCATCCCGATGCCCGTAGATTCACCTGTAGTCGAAAAAATACGACAGAAATTGTATGAACACAGAGAACTGCGACCTCGTCCCTTACTGGACGATAAGGTTTTAACAGACTGGAATGGTCTTGCTATCGCGGCACTTGCATATGCTGGAAGAGTCCTTGGAGATGCATGGATGATCCGTGCTGCAGAGGAAGCTTCTGATTTTCTGCTTACCACGATCATGACCAAAGAAAGAGAACTTTGGCATCAGTGGAAAGCGGGTAACGTAACCATAAAGGGTACAGCACAGGATTACATCTGCTTTTCATCAGGGCTGATAAGTCTCTTTCAGGCATCAGGAAAACCTGCATACCTGAATAGTGCAGTTACAATCATACAGACCGCAATAGATCTCTTCTGGGATGAGAATAGAGGAGGGTTTTATGCTACACGTTCTGATGATCCTCTGGTTCCTGTCAGGATTCGAGATGATTATGATGGACCTGTTCAGTCGGTGAATGGACTTGCCTGCCAGGTTCTCTCTGACCTTGCTCTGATTACCGGGAATGAGGATTATAAAAAACGGGCTGATACGCTGCTTACTGGTATGTATGATACCATCACCAGGGCACCCCAGGGAACTCTCAGCCTTCTCGGAATGACATGCAGGCAAAAAATGGAGATCCGTGCGGTAATTACCGGTTATGTTGATGATGAACGCAGAATCGCACTATGGAAGGTATTACATCAGAAATATATCCCGGGGCTGGTTGTCGTTCCTTATATCCCCACATATCTATCTGAAATGCAAAGAATAGTGACTGAATCAGAAACCGTTGCATGCGATGAAGTTCCAGCTGTTTGGATCTGTGCCGGACAGACCTGCAGACCACCAATATATAATCCAAAGATCCTATTGGATCTTCTGGATCATATTACACGTTCTTAA
- a CDS encoding pyridoxamine 5'-phosphate oxidase family protein — MEIVKIPKMEKEEYDALIHNRFMARIAFQGEKYPYIAPFMYVYDGKHLYFLSTKYGRKFEYFRKSPYVSVEIEQYEPDLSGFMFVTLQGYLEEVTDSIEKKIIRGKFVDLIQEQHLSLNILAALGHSPEDAPESICREERSVVWRLNGVRSLVALKNV; from the coding sequence ATGGAGATCGTGAAGATTCCAAAGATGGAGAAGGAGGAGTACGACGCTCTGATTCATAATCGATTCATGGCCCGGATAGCATTCCAGGGGGAAAAATACCCTTATATTGCACCGTTCATGTATGTGTATGATGGGAAACATCTGTACTTCCTCTCCACTAAGTACGGTCGAAAATTCGAATATTTCCGTAAATCTCCATATGTTTCAGTTGAAATTGAACAGTATGAACCGGATCTTTCAGGTTTCATGTTCGTGACCCTGCAGGGATATCTTGAAGAAGTAACAGACTCTATCGAAAAGAAGATTATCAGGGGAAAATTTGTGGATCTAATACAAGAGCAGCATCTCTCACTCAATATTCTTGCTGCCCTTGGACATTCTCCTGAAGATGCTCCAGAATCCATCTGCCGTGAAGAGAGATCAGTTGTTTGGAGACTGAACGGTGTTCGAAGCCTTGTTGCACTTAAGAACGTGTAA
- a CDS encoding tetratricopeptide repeat protein: MNRRITQIILVILLQMVISLVLVPVTAESIQDATIWANKGKALAETKDFQGAMAAYDQALQLDAYYAEGWKLRGDALMALERYAEAADSYDRAISIDKTNAEIVGKKGRALFMLGKYRDSLDAYDRAVSLNPNVFLNLDGKADVLAALNRYSEADSMYDAALKVDPRSNATWNKKGLTLAKMFKNEEAAEAFNQSLTIYPGSAEVWNNMGSAYFNQGKMKEALKAFEQAISLDESYIPQKYGDTLTRLQQDKQAAAQEAQENSSGQLVMQSPSEIKLPPSIFLINYLMIGIGLLAIFSLGAVRLFKTRRKEKKIR, encoded by the coding sequence ATGAACCGGCGCATAACACAGATCATACTGGTCATTCTTCTGCAGATGGTTATTTCACTTGTACTTGTACCCGTGACTGCAGAGAGCATACAGGATGCCACAATCTGGGCAAATAAAGGAAAAGCTCTGGCAGAAACGAAGGACTTCCAGGGTGCCATGGCAGCGTATGATCAGGCACTACAGCTCGATGCCTATTATGCTGAAGGATGGAAACTCCGGGGAGATGCCCTCATGGCACTTGAGAGGTATGCAGAGGCAGCAGATTCATACGACCGTGCAATCAGCATCGACAAAACTAATGCAGAAATAGTCGGGAAAAAAGGACGCGCACTGTTCATGCTTGGAAAGTACCGTGATTCTCTAGATGCCTACGACCGTGCAGTCTCGCTCAACCCGAATGTATTTCTGAATCTTGACGGCAAGGCGGATGTTCTCGCTGCCCTTAACCGGTACTCAGAGGCTGACTCGATGTACGATGCAGCCCTGAAGGTAGATCCACGGAGCAATGCTACCTGGAACAAAAAAGGTCTCACCCTGGCCAAGATGTTCAAGAACGAAGAGGCAGCAGAAGCATTCAACCAGTCTTTAACAATTTACCCTGGATCTGCAGAGGTCTGGAACAATATGGGTAGTGCCTATTTTAACCAGGGAAAGATGAAAGAGGCACTAAAAGCCTTTGAACAGGCTATCTCACTTGATGAAAGTTATATCCCCCAGAAGTATGGAGACACCCTGACCCGTCTTCAACAGGATAAACAGGCTGCTGCCCAGGAGGCACAAGAGAACAGTTCGGGCCAGCTTGTCATGCAATCTCCTTCAGAAATTAAATTGCCTCCCTCGATATTTTTAATAAATTATCTTATGATCGGGATAGGCCTTCTGGCAATTTTTTCACTCGGTGCTGTTCGGCTGTTTAAAACCAGAAGAAAGGAAAAGAAGATCAGGTAG
- a CDS encoding thiamine pyrophosphate-dependent enzyme — MTSEESLVTQAQNTWCPGCGNFAIQHAMKFVIQELEAEGISRDQFVLVSGIGCHAKIADYFQLNSFYSLHGRTIPVATGIKMANPDLKVICFAGDGDLYAEGLDHLIHAAKRNIDITVICHNNRVYGLTTGQYTPTSPYGYKGKSTPQGLHEYPLNVIELLLGSGATFVSRAYTRRLPHLRRIFREAIMHPGFAHVDVLQICASFFNMTTWYDERIYETSESNAGLFEFACRTAQQWNYNDDAKIPIGIFFKTKKPVLPEKKIKKEVNRSNLVKTILDRAT, encoded by the coding sequence ATGACTAGCGAAGAGTCACTAGTCACTCAGGCACAGAATACCTGGTGCCCGGGATGCGGAAACTTCGCAATTCAGCATGCCATGAAGTTTGTCATTCAGGAACTTGAGGCAGAAGGAATATCACGTGATCAGTTCGTTCTGGTATCTGGGATTGGCTGCCACGCCAAGATTGCTGACTACTTCCAACTGAACAGTTTCTATTCACTTCATGGCAGAACTATTCCGGTTGCCACCGGTATAAAGATGGCAAACCCTGATCTCAAGGTTATTTGTTTTGCCGGTGATGGAGATCTGTATGCAGAGGGGCTCGATCATCTGATTCATGCAGCGAAGCGTAATATTGACATTACAGTCATATGTCATAACAACCGGGTCTATGGCCTGACCACTGGTCAGTATACTCCGACTTCACCATATGGATACAAAGGAAAGTCAACCCCCCAGGGCCTTCATGAATATCCCCTCAATGTTATTGAGTTATTGCTTGGTTCCGGAGCCACCTTTGTTTCACGGGCATATACCCGTCGTTTGCCACACTTAAGGCGAATTTTCAGAGAAGCAATTATGCATCCCGGTTTCGCTCATGTAGATGTCCTGCAGATCTGTGCATCCTTCTTTAACATGACAACATGGTACGATGAGCGGATCTATGAAACCAGTGAATCAAACGCGGGTCTGTTCGAATTTGCCTGCCGGACTGCGCAACAGTGGAATTATAACGATGACGCAAAAATACCAATCGGCATTTTTTTCAAGACAAAAAAGCCGGTCCTCCCTGAGAAGAAGATAAAAAAAGAGGTAAACAGAAGTAACCTTGTAAAAACAATTCTTGACAGGGCTACCTGA